The following nucleotide sequence is from uncultured Ilyobacter sp..
TACTCCAGAACATAAGTCCTATACCCATCCCTGCACTGATAAGCATAGAATACCAGGCAAAATTTGTAAATTCAGGTTTGGCCTCCGGACCTCCTAGTCTCACCTCGCCTAGTTTACTAAATAAAATGTAGACGGGAAATAACAGGAAAAAGTTTGCACTTAATATGAAAAACCAATTCCATTTTGTGGTTATAGTATTTTTCAGAGTGTTGAAAATAGTGTTTGCACCATCAGGATTTTTCAAAGTGAATATTAGAAATAATACTACTAATATTCCAGATATTATGGAAACCTGTGGATGGAAATCAAAACCAAACTTATTAAAATTTCTAGAATGTAGAAGTTTTGATTTTCCTTTTAATTTCTGTGTTTCATATATAGGTCCTTTTGAATACAATGTAATCCTCCTTTTTCTTTTATAAAAAAAGGCACTCTAACTCTATTATCCGAATGAATAATAGAGTTAGAGTGCCTTAGCTTCACCAATTTATACTTGACTCACTATATACCATTAAAAATAGTATAGTTCATTGCCTTTATAAAACTTCTATAAAGACCCTGAACAAACCCCAGTTCTACCGCTATTTTTCAATTAAATTTTCCCTATTAACGGTTAGCTCGAATCAGCACTGTATAAAACATTGTTGACCTCACAAACCAGGTACTAATTTAACCTACTTCATATTAAACTCAGGTAGTATGATAACAAAATAATAGTCTTTAGTCAATATTTAATGAATTTTGTAATATTTTTATACAGGGAGGTTGTTGTGGAAGTTTTAAAATATGACTTTTTAATTTTATCTTTAATATTTCTCATCCCTGGTTCAGTTATATTTATTCTGAGAAAAGACCTGAGGACAACAATAAAAAAAATGTCTCTGATCTCCCTTCCCTTTGCTTTAGCAGAAACACTGTTTTACCCTAGCTACTGGGAACCAAATTTTTTACTGGATATGGGGAATAGGGTTGGATTTGGGTTAGAGGATTTCATTTTCGTAGTATCACTGGCCTCTTTTACATCCACCGTATATGCTTTTACATTCAGAAAAAGATATGTAAAAAATAATCCTGAAAATCCCATATTATTTTTAATGAGAATATTTTTTATTTCAGTATCTATAATTATTTTAATTCTATTATCTGTCTGGATGAATGTCCCTGCCATATACAGTGCAACTTTTATAATGATAATTGTGCCGGTAATAATAATTTTAAAAAGACCTGATTTTTTACGCCCAGGTATTTTGGGAGGAACTCTTTCGGCTTTTGTGTATTTTATTTTATGCCTTGTTTTTAATCTGATCTATCCAGGGGTCTTTGAAAAAATATGGAATACTAATTTGTTATTGAATAAATTTCCTATGGGAGTTCCCCTGGAGGAATTGATCTACGGCTTTGGTGCAGGGTTCTGTGCAACAATAATTTACCCCTATATTTTTAATTATAAATTTGGGAGTTGATAATTTATGGATAAAGTAAATTCTTGGATAAAGGCCTCAAGACTACCCTCCCAGAGTTATATATTTTTCCCCCTGCTTTTAGGACAGGGTTTTTACTATAAAGAAACCGGGAATTTCAGCATTGTCTTTTTCATACTGGTACAGCTATTTGGTCTTTTGATACAGCTTTATATCGTCTATGCCAATGATTATTCGGATTATGAGATAGATAAAACCAACGATACTTTCAATATCTTCTCAGGAGGATCACGGGTATTGGTGGAAGGTCTCATATCGAAGAAGGAGATGAAAAAGGGGATACTTCTCGTAATGGGATTAAACCTCCTCTTAGGAACAGTTTTAACTATAGGTTTTGAGAGGACTAAGAGTATTCCCCTGATAGTGATCTCGTTTCTCCTGCTGTGGGGATACAGTTATCCCCCTATACGACTATCCTATAGAGGTGGTGGAGAAATACTTCAGACAACGGGAGTGGCTATAATCCTTCCTTTATTTGGTTATTATATCCAAGGGGGAACTTTTCAGGGATTTCCATGGATTTTTCTTTTGTTTTTCTTTCCCATACAGTTAGGCTGTGCCATGTCCACCAGTCTTCCAGATTATCCATCTGACAGAGAGGGAAACAAGAGAACCTCTACGGTGATATTTGGATTTGAAAATACCAAAAGATATATTATAATCATAAATTTTGTCAGCCTCTTTATATTTTATCTTGTTGCATGGCTTCAATTAAAGCCTCTAAAGTCCTATACCGTGCTTGCAATACCTTTAATATGCAATTTATATCTGGTATATCTAAAAAGTAAATCAAAGATATCCTCTTCATATTTGGATAAATTTGTTGCGGTGAATATTATCATAGTTATAAGTTTAACAGTTGGAAATACGATACTTTTATTTTTCTGAAGTTAAATATACTGTATTTATAGATGTAAAAAATCCTCCCATCAGGAAGGATTTTTTTAATTTATTTATCTCTTTTTTCCAAATATTCTAAGGAGATAGAGGAATAAGTTGATGAAATCTAGATAAAGTGCCAAGGCCCCTATAATTGAAACCTTGTCCACCACAGAAACATCCTGTGAAACAGCCACCGTGATATTATTCTTTATACGGTTCACATCATAGCCGATAAGGCCTATAAATATAAGAACTCCCATATATGATATTATCCAGTATAAAGTTGGAGACTTCAGAAAAATATTGACTACTGAGACAATGATAAGTGTTATCAGTGCTACTTTGAGTAAATTACCAAATTTGCTCAGATCCTCCTTGGTGGTGTATCCATAAACTGCCATTATGAGGAATATTGCCATGGCCCCGGCAAAGGTATACAGTATGGAAAGCCCCGTATAAACAATTGCTATGAGAGACAGAGTTATTCCGTTTAGTGCTGAGTAGAAAAGAAACAGGGCCCTGCTTTTAGCGGTACTCATATGGTATACCCTCATTGAGAGGATAAACACTAGGGCAAGTTCACCGATAATAAAGGCAAACATATATTTATATGACAGATTCAATAAAACCGGGTTGGTAAGTGTGAAAATAGAAGCAGCGAGAGTGACAAATAATCCTAAAACCATCCATCCGAAAACACCTGCTATCTTTTTTGTGACCAGCTGATCGATCTCTTCAGTAGAGAGATAGCCCCTATTTTGCATTCTTTCGTCCATAAATTTTCCTCCTTTGATATAAATCAATATTATAAAAATTTTGTACAGGGTAATCTAGAAGTTCTGTTGTCCTTAAAAGATTATTCACATAATCAAAATTCTATATAAAAACTCATATTCCTTTTATATTTTTCACAATTTATCCTGTTTAGTTCATTATATCTCACTGGGTACTTTATTCAAAGAAAATTCGAAACTTATTGAAATATTTTTATGTTCAGGAGATGTAAAAATAAAAGGAAACAAGAATATCCCCTCTAAAATACAATTAAAAGTATAGAGGGAGGTTCAGATTGATTATAGAAAAAGTGGAAGGGTTATATCAAGTGACTGCTATGAAACCTTTTAGAAAAACCCGGGGAGTAGTTTTTGATTTGGTTCCTAATGAGATAGTGAAAGAAACAGTATCTGTAGACAGGGTAATCCATGAGAAAGATGCCGTATCTCCAGGTGGGATAGGTGATGTGAAAAGGCCCTGGTATTTTCATCCCTTTCAAAGAGACAATCTACTGGTTCTCCATGGATACAGGACAGTTGAACTTTATACAAAAGATCATGGTGAAATTGTAGTCTTTGAAATTCATCCTGACAGAATATATAAAAACGGCGAACTTCTTTATGAGGAAGGAGTTATACTCTCATGGCCAACTAAGGTTTTTCACAGGATCACCAGTGGGGAAAAGGGCTCTGCCTCACTTAATTTCGCCATGAGAAAAAACGGATTTGATATAAAAACTAACTTTAATATTTATGATTTAGATCTTGATACCGGAAAATTTAGGGTCCTTAGGGAGGGTTATAAGGATCAAGTCTGATAAATAAATTAGTATAGGGGGCATCTCTATATGAAAATATAATTCTAAAATAATTTTTAATTCTTTTTTTCTGCATTAATCATAAACTCTTATTAAAATATTTTTATGATAAATTTCTAATGAACTAAAATTAGTTGACAAAGGAACAGTGGGTATAATAAAATTATTTGTTGGAACTGATTGTCTCTATGAAATAGATCATTGGGGGGGTATAGATGCAGGTCAAGAAGCCGGAAGTCAAAGAAAAAATCTATAGTGCAGCTTTTGAAGAGTTTTATGAAAAGGGATTTAAAAAAGCCACAATGAGCACTATTTCTGATAATTCAGAAGTTCCAGTGGGAAATATATACCGATACTTTACAAATAAAGAAGCCATATTTAAAGATATAGTGGAAGAGGTCTCTATAGAGCTGTCCAACCTCTTTTTAAATAGCTCAAAGATAGAATACTCATCATTAGATAAGCCCTACAGTGAGATTTTAAGAGAAGAAGTACTAGAGTTTGTAGAAAAACTCTTAGACTTGTCTTTAAAAAACAAAAGAACTGTTCAGATACTTTTTGAAAAAAGCCATGGATCTAAATTTGAAAACTTTAAAAAGAACCTGGAGCTACAATTTATAGAAAATGCTATATCTAATGCAAAACTAAATTTGAAAAATTCAAAATTGACTCAAGAAGACACTGAGCTTGTAAAAATTTCTGCAAAAGTTTTTTTAAAGGGTTTAGAGACTATAATGGTAAATTATTCTGACAATGAGGAACTGAAAAGAAATCTCATGTTTAGATTTTCTGATTTTTTTATAACCGATATAGGTTCTAGAATGAAGTTGGGTAAAATATAAAAGAGAAAAAAATCTGCCTGTTATAGGCAGATTTTTTTCTCTTTAGTTCATAGGGGCTAGTCACTTATGGTATAATATGGTAGCTTTTCCTATTAGAAAAATAGGGAGAAATACAATAAATACCCCGAAACTTATTAAGTTAGAAACTATTTTTTTCATAGAATCCCCTCGCTTTAATCTGGCAACGATACTTGATAAACACAGTTGCTTCCTATTTCAAATTTATTAAAATTACTTAAAAAACTTTTGAGTTTCTGATTTCTTTTTATATCTTTTTTTCTGACAAACAAAACCATATTTTTGTCACCTGAAACTCTTTTCAAAATATTAATATCCCTTATATTTATCACAGGTTCATTGAGATATACGTCCATATTTTCAGCTTTTTCAAAATTAAATGCATAATAACTGCCTTCTCTAGTTTCTGCCATAAGATTGTTACCCTTCTCAGCTAAAACCCTAAGTCCTATTTCATTGTTTAAGTCGTCCATAGTTAAAGAAATGGAAAAAATCAGAAAGAGCATTCCCCCTATAATTCCCCAGGATGACTTTTTAAAATCACCCTTTATTGCATTTAAAAGTGAATAGACACCTAATAGGGATATTAATATCATCCCACTGTAAAATACCACATTTCCTGCGAAGGGGAGCTTGTCTAAAAATGCAGCTACCAAAACCCCTGGAAACATTAAAACCAGCAATAATCCGGGAAGGGCCGTACACCATTTCCAGTATTTTTCCTTTGCCAACCTTCTAAACTGAATCATAGAAAGGAAAGTCACAAAGGGATAAACTGGGAGGAGATATATCTCAAGTTTGCTGCTTATAATGGAAAGCAGAACAAATGTGGATATGACAACTGTTCTAAAGAATTTTTCCAGAACTCCTGCATTTTTTCTGTTTTTTATTCCCAGAAAGAAAGTGGAAGCATAAAAGAGAGACCACGGGAGAAAGTTAACCAGAAATCCTGTAAAGTAATAATAAAAGGGTCTGTTGTGTTTAAAGGAATTTACCCCCCTTCCTACAGTCTGCTTTACTGTGAGATTATAGAGGTAATCTTTTCCCCCTTCAAGGTATACAAGGGCAAGCCAAGTTGCAGCCATACCAACCACCATGAGAAATCCCCATATGGGAAGATACTGATTTATTTTGGAAAGTTTTTTTTCCGTGGCAAGAAA
It contains:
- a CDS encoding lycopene cyclase domain-containing protein, with translation MEVLKYDFLILSLIFLIPGSVIFILRKDLRTTIKKMSLISLPFALAETLFYPSYWEPNFLLDMGNRVGFGLEDFIFVVSLASFTSTVYAFTFRKRYVKNNPENPILFLMRIFFISVSIIILILLSVWMNVPAIYSATFIMIIVPVIIILKRPDFLRPGILGGTLSAFVYFILCLVFNLIYPGVFEKIWNTNLLLNKFPMGVPLEELIYGFGAGFCATIIYPYIFNYKFGS
- a CDS encoding prenyltransferase: MDKVNSWIKASRLPSQSYIFFPLLLGQGFYYKETGNFSIVFFILVQLFGLLIQLYIVYANDYSDYEIDKTNDTFNIFSGGSRVLVEGLISKKEMKKGILLVMGLNLLLGTVLTIGFERTKSIPLIVISFLLLWGYSYPPIRLSYRGGGEILQTTGVAIILPLFGYYIQGGTFQGFPWIFLLFFFPIQLGCAMSTSLPDYPSDREGNKRTSTVIFGFENTKRYIIIINFVSLFIFYLVAWLQLKPLKSYTVLAIPLICNLYLVYLKSKSKISSSYLDKFVAVNIIIVISLTVGNTILLFF
- a CDS encoding Bax inhibitor-1/YccA family protein, whose product is MDERMQNRGYLSTEEIDQLVTKKIAGVFGWMVLGLFVTLAASIFTLTNPVLLNLSYKYMFAFIIGELALVFILSMRVYHMSTAKSRALFLFYSALNGITLSLIAIVYTGLSILYTFAGAMAIFLIMAVYGYTTKEDLSKFGNLLKVALITLIIVSVVNIFLKSPTLYWIISYMGVLIFIGLIGYDVNRIKNNITVAVSQDVSVVDKVSIIGALALYLDFINLFLYLLRIFGKKR
- a CDS encoding TetR/AcrR family transcriptional regulator; its protein translation is MQVKKPEVKEKIYSAAFEEFYEKGFKKATMSTISDNSEVPVGNIYRYFTNKEAIFKDIVEEVSIELSNLFLNSSKIEYSSLDKPYSEILREEVLEFVEKLLDLSLKNKRTVQILFEKSHGSKFENFKKNLELQFIENAISNAKLNLKNSKLTQEDTELVKISAKVFLKGLETIMVNYSDNEELKRNLMFRFSDFFITDIGSRMKLGKI
- a CDS encoding glycosyltransferase family 39 protein gives rise to the protein MKNRKILVFIIMALLVYPLFFFRDLTPDNELKYISIVTEALDKGNIFAFYNHGIPYADKPPLYFWIIMMVKNIMGSYSVPAIGIFSLLPALLILIVMSRWSSSVLDEGDQTLASGMLFTTAIFLGGGLVLRMDMLMTLFIVLALFSFYRCYTETGKSWEPYLVWVWIFLALFTKGPLGILIPLVSIVVFLATEKKLSKINQYLPIWGFLMVVGMAATWLALVYLEGGKDYLYNLTVKQTVGRGVNSFKHNRPFYYYFTGFLVNFLPWSLFYASTFFLGIKNRKNAGVLEKFFRTVVISTFVLLSIISSKLEIYLLPVYPFVTFLSMIQFRRLAKEKYWKWCTALPGLLLVLMFPGVLVAAFLDKLPFAGNVVFYSGMILISLLGVYSLLNAIKGDFKKSSWGIIGGMLFLIFSISLTMDDLNNEIGLRVLAEKGNNLMAETREGSYYAFNFEKAENMDVYLNEPVINIRDINILKRVSGDKNMVLFVRKKDIKRNQKLKSFLSNFNKFEIGSNCVYQVSLPD